A window of the Phaseolus vulgaris cultivar G19833 chromosome 5, P. vulgaris v2.0, whole genome shotgun sequence genome harbors these coding sequences:
- the LOC137833947 gene encoding uncharacterized protein: MQRTVIQETLKTPRTLLLKGLKRRLDKAKRTWAEEVPRIVWAYHTTPQSTTRETPFSLVYGSDAMILVEIQENSPRFHNFVVEESNEERKVNLDLLDEVREDARIKAEALKRRVEYKYSSKLRPRQF; the protein is encoded by the coding sequence atgcagaggacggtgattcaggagaccttgaagacACCTCGAACACTACTGCTCaaaggtttgaagagaaggctagacaaGGCCAAGAGGACCTGGGCggaagaagttcctagaattgtgtgggcctACCACACTACTCCCCAATCCACAACCAGGGAAACacccttcagcttggtgtatggttcaGACGCAATGATTctagtagaaatccaggagaactcACCGCGTTTCCATAATTTCGTGGttgaagagtccaacgaagagagaaaggtgaacctggatttgctggatgaagtAAGAGAGGATGCAAGGATTAAGGCCGAAGCCTTGAAAaggagggtggagtacaagtacagctccaagctgagacctcggcagttcTAG